The Methanomassiliicoccales archaeon genome includes the window ATCGAGGCGCTTGCCAAGGCCGGTGCGGATGTCATCGTCATGAGCGATCCATCCGCCTCGACGGATATGCTATCCGGCGAGATGTTCGATGAGTTCGCCAAGCCCTACATCAAGGAGTGCTTCCTTGGAGCCGGCAAGGCCAAGACCGTCCTGCACATCTGCGGCGACACCACTATCCTGCTCGAACATATGATCAACACAGGTGTGGACGCCTTGAGCGTTGAGGAGAAGGTCAGTCCGGAGAAGGCAGTCGAGATCGTCAAACACCGCGCGGCACTGATCGGCAACATCGGCGTCGTCCGGCCGTTGCTGCAGGGAACGCCCCAGGACTGCTACAACGAGGCCATCCGCGTGAAGAACGCGGGCTTCGAAGTCGTGGCACCCGGCTGCGGTCTCGCGGCGCGCGTCCCGGCGGCGAACCTCCACGCCATCGTAAAGGCCGTCAAGGGCTGAAGAAACCGAGGAGAGTTCTCCTCATTTCCCTAACTTTTCCTTTCCTTTTGTTCTGGAACGAGCGAGAGCCAGCTTGCTCAGGTGGTCTCCTCGTCCCATTCATGGAAACGGTAGGCGCCATCGGGCACGTGCAGCTCGAAGCGCACCCCCTTGCCCTGCTCCCCGGTCTCAGACACAATGATCTGAGTGACCTTGAGGATGGCTCGGACCAGGAAGAGACCCAGTCCAGTGTTCTTGCCGAAACCGCGGTCGAATATCCGTTCCTTGTCCTCGGGGGCGACGCCCACGCCGTCGTCCTCGTAGAGCAATAGCAGACCGTCCTTCTCCTTGCGGCAGGAGACCCCTATCTTCTTCACCTGTTCTCCATGGCGCATGGTATTGTCGATGAAGTTGTAGAACACCTTCTCCAGCATAGGGTCGGCGAAGATCTCCAGTCCGCTCAGGTCCACGGATACCTCGAGGGTGCCAGTTTCCAGGGTGGATAGGGCTTGGTCCAATAGCTCCTCCACGTTGTGCCATTTAGGTTCGACGGAACCGAGCCTCTGGAAGTCCCTGGTGAACTGGATCTGAGAGCGGATGGTGCGCACCGCCTTCTCGACCTTGTCCATGTACTCCACGTGCTTCTGGTCCTTGAGGGCCGCCCGCACCAGGTCGGAATAACCTCGTATCACCATCAGCTGGTTCAGCACATCGTGACGGGTGATGGAATTGAGCATGTTCAGGCTGGCGTTCGCCTCCTGCAGCGCCTTCTCCACCCGTTTCCTCTCGGTCATGTCCCGGGCGATACCACAGATGCCCAGTATGGTCCCATCCTCCTGCTTGAGGGGCACATTGATAATGCTGAAGATGTGGGTGACGCCGTGGATGGAGCGTATGACCTCCTCCTCCCGCACCTCGCCGGCAAGCACCAGCTGGTCCGTGACCTCGGTCTCCTTGGCCGCCGTCTCGCCGAAAAGGTCCGCTTCCTTCAATCCGACCATCCTCGCTGCCGCCAGGTCCAACAGCTCCGCCATGGCGTCGTTCACCATGCGGTAGGTCAGGTCCCGGTCCTTGACGAAGATGGAGTCCTTGGCGCTGTTGATGATGGCCTTGAGCTCGGATTCGGACTGCATGAGCGCTTCCTCGGCCTTCCTCTTCTCCGAGATGTCGCGGAAGCTCCAGATGCGCCCGGTGACGTTGCCGCCTATGCGGTAAGGTTGAGAGTAACGCTCGAAACAGCGACCGTCCTTGAAGGCGACGGTGTCAAAGGCCACCTCTTCGGGATGGGCATAGAGCCAGCGTACGCGCTCCTCAAACTGCTTGGGGTCCGATAGCTGGTCCCGCACGAATTCCAGCAACCGCTCGTCGTTCCGCGTGTTCATGATGGAATCGGGTATGCACCACATCTTGGCGAAGCGTTCGTTGGAGATCACGCTTCCCCCTCTGCCGTCCACTAGCAGGATGCCATCGGCGGTTGATTCGAAGGTCGCTCGCAGCAAGGAGAGCGAGCGTTGGATCTCGTCCTCGCGGCGCTTGCGCTCGATGGCCTGGGCCACTTGGCTGGAAACGAACTGCAGGATCTCCAGCTCCTCCTCACCGTAACGCAGTCCCTCGTCATAGGACTGCACCGCCATGGCCCCGGTGGTGGTCTTGTCGATCTGCAGGGGCACCCCCAGGAAGGAGACAGGAAGGGCGCCGGTGAACTCTACCTCTTTCCGGTTCCGCATCTCCTCTAGCTCCTTCGACCCGACCAGCAATGGGCGGCCGGAGGAGATCACGTATTCCGTCACTCCTTTTCCCATCATGCGGGGGACGGGGGGCGGGTCGTTCTTGTCTACGAAGTAAGGGAAACTGATCGTCTCCTTCGACTCGTCCCGCAGGGCGATGAAGAAGTTGTCCGCAGGCATAAGCTCGCCCAGGATCGAATGGATGTACTTGTACAGCTCATCGAGGGAGGATGCGGACATCACTGCCTGGGATATCTTGTAGGCTGCCGTTCGCACGCCCTCCGATTTGCGTATCCTCGTGACGTCGACCATCACTCCCAGCAGTCCCGCTGGCTTGCCTTCAACGATCACCGGGGTGGCGTGGAAAGAGATAGGCAAGAAACTCCCATCCTTGCGCAAGAGGATGTACTCGCTGCTGCCCACCTTCCCACTCTTGATGACCTCACTCATCTCCTTCATAGCCCGGTCCCGGTCCTCGGGAGCTAAAAGGTCCAGGCCGTTCAGGCCTTTCAGGAAGTCCTCACGGGTGAAGCCCGTCATCCCATACGCAAATTCATTGACAAAGGTCAGGTTGCCATCGAGGTCGGACTGGAAGACGATGGCTGGAAGGAGGTCGGACATCTGACGGAAGCGCTGTTCGCTCTCTCTGATCGACGTTTCGGCCTTCATGCGATCGGTGACGTCGAAGATCACGCCATCGATGTACAGGGGCTTGCCGTCCGCACCGCGAAGCGGTCTGCCCCTCTCGACGAAGAAGCGGACGTCTCCTGCTTTCGATCGAAGCCGATACTCGACCTCGAATGGCCGATCTAGGCGCACCGCATCCTTGACCGCCTTCGTGACCGCAGGGCGGTCCTCATCGAGGATGTGGGGTTCGATGGAATATACC containing:
- a CDS encoding PAS domain S-box protein; the protein is MISVLCVDDEQSFIEMTRAFLELGGDIVVDAAPSPLEAIEMMKKHQYDAIVSDYQMPGMDGIRFLTYVRSRFGDIPFILFTGKGREEVVIQALNCGADFYLQKGGDAKAQFAELAHKVRQSVDRHRQNEALALAQFSVENAAVATFWIEQSGAFLRVNKEACQSLGYSEHELFGKHVWDIDLGFSKEAWKKHWHDLEGKGKFTFDSQHKRKDGRTFPVEITANFMEVNGRKYNFAFARDITDSKQVEQRLREVVDSYKTLAENLPGLVYRCWLRENSRMTFFNDMLLPLTGYSAEELKQGEVYSIEPHILDEDRPAVTKAVKDAVRLDRPFEVEYRLRSKAGDVRFFVERGRPLRGADGKPLYIDGVIFDVTDRMKAETSIRESEQRFRQMSDLLPAIVFQSDLDGNLTFVNEFAYGMTGFTREDFLKGLNGLDLLAPEDRDRAMKEMSEVIKSGKVGSSEYILLRKDGSFLPISFHATPVIVEGKPAGLLGVMVDVTRIRKSEGVRTAAYKISQAVMSASSLDELYKYIHSILGELMPADNFFIALRDESKETISFPYFVDKNDPPPVPRMMGKGVTEYVISSGRPLLVGSKELEEMRNRKEVEFTGALPVSFLGVPLQIDKTTTGAMAVQSYDEGLRYGEEELEILQFVSSQVAQAIERKRREDEIQRSLSLLRATFESTADGILLVDGRGGSVISNERFAKMWCIPDSIMNTRNDERLLEFVRDQLSDPKQFEERVRWLYAHPEEVAFDTVAFKDGRCFERYSQPYRIGGNVTGRIWSFRDISEKRKAEEALMQSESELKAIINSAKDSIFVKDRDLTYRMVNDAMAELLDLAAARMVGLKEADLFGETAAKETEVTDQLVLAGEVREEEVIRSIHGVTHIFSIINVPLKQEDGTILGICGIARDMTERKRVEKALQEANASLNMLNSITRHDVLNQLMVIRGYSDLVRAALKDQKHVEYMDKVEKAVRTIRSQIQFTRDFQRLGSVEPKWHNVEELLDQALSTLETGTLEVSVDLSGLEIFADPMLEKVFYNFIDNTMRHGEQVKKIGVSCRKEKDGLLLLYEDDGVGVAPEDKERIFDRGFGKNTGLGLFLVRAILKVTQIIVSETGEQGKGVRFELHVPDGAYRFHEWDEETT